A genomic segment from Dietzia psychralcaliphila encodes:
- a CDS encoding nitrate ABC transporter substrate-binding protein: MRRTHTTRTVLSVAALCTLGAATLTACGGSDSESAEAASGYSGEIGAVDLSEVCPATVVVQTDWNPEAEHGHLYELLGPDPTIDAGAKSVSGPLFAWGEYTGVDVEIRSGGPAIGFQQVTAQMYQDTDIMLGYVDSDQAVQNSLNNPTVGVFAPLDINPQMIMWDPETYPDVARIADLKDEGTRVLYFEGNAYMDYLTGEGILDPEQVDGSYDGSPSNFVAAGGSVAQQGYASAEPFIYENEVAEWGKPVAYELLHDTGYPIYKSMMAVRSAELEDNSACLEMLVPALQQAEVEYFAEPDRTNAVIVDAVEQFNTGWVYSAELADFAVEAMLDREIVGNGPDSTVGNFDEERLADIVGMVTGIYEAADVAIAEDVAPETIATNRFIDPAIGMN; this comes from the coding sequence ATGCGCCGCACCCACACCACCAGGACCGTGCTCTCCGTGGCCGCCCTGTGCACCCTCGGAGCCGCCACGCTGACCGCCTGCGGTGGTTCCGACTCCGAGTCCGCCGAAGCGGCGTCCGGCTACAGCGGAGAGATCGGGGCCGTCGACCTCAGTGAGGTCTGCCCCGCCACCGTCGTCGTCCAGACCGACTGGAACCCGGAGGCCGAGCACGGTCACCTCTACGAACTGCTGGGGCCGGATCCGACGATCGACGCCGGCGCCAAGTCGGTCTCGGGCCCGCTGTTCGCCTGGGGGGAGTACACCGGCGTGGACGTGGAGATCCGATCCGGCGGGCCGGCGATCGGCTTCCAGCAGGTCACCGCGCAGATGTACCAGGACACCGACATCATGCTCGGCTACGTCGACTCCGACCAGGCGGTGCAGAACTCCCTCAACAACCCGACGGTCGGGGTGTTCGCGCCGCTGGACATCAACCCGCAGATGATCATGTGGGACCCGGAGACCTACCCGGACGTGGCGCGGATCGCCGACCTCAAGGACGAGGGGACCCGCGTCCTGTACTTCGAGGGCAACGCGTACATGGACTACCTCACCGGTGAGGGCATCCTGGACCCCGAGCAGGTCGACGGCAGCTACGACGGGTCGCCGTCCAACTTCGTGGCGGCCGGCGGGTCGGTGGCCCAGCAGGGCTACGCCAGCGCCGAGCCGTTCATCTACGAGAACGAGGTCGCCGAGTGGGGCAAGCCGGTGGCCTACGAGCTGCTCCACGACACCGGATACCCGATCTACAAGTCCATGATGGCGGTGCGCTCGGCCGAGCTCGAGGACAACTCGGCGTGCCTCGAGATGCTCGTCCCGGCCCTGCAGCAGGCAGAGGTCGAATACTTCGCCGAGCCGGACCGCACCAACGCGGTGATCGTCGACGCCGTCGAGCAGTTCAACACCGGCTGGGTCTACAGCGCCGAACTGGCCGACTTCGCCGTCGAGGCCATGCTCGACCGGGAGATCGTCGGCAACGGTCCCGACTCGACGGTCGGCAACTTCGACGAGGAACGACTGGCCGACATCGTCGGGATGGTCACGGGCATCTACGAGGCCGCCGACGTCGCGATCGCCGAGGACGTGGCACCGGAGACCATCGCGACCAACCGGTTCATCGACCCGGCCATCGGGATGAACTGA
- a CDS encoding ABC transporter permease yields the protein MNTTTTNTTAAGSTSAGSTTADQAADPGSDTLPPGGATRVTPPTSAESGKRLRITADGALVRIGGPLVVLVAFMGLWYFVSYVVLEPARRFLLPPPHVVITDGFMGPNLPAMLEALGRTTVVALTGLAIAFVIGVVWAIVMSQETWAERSLFPYAVVLQCIPILALVPLIGFWFGFGFTARVFVCVLIALFPIVSNTLFGLKSVDPGLRRLFRLHHAGRLTVLRKLEAPAALPALFEGLRVAAGLSVVGAIVGDFFFKQGDPGIGILIDTYRARLQSPELFASILLASLLGVVVFLAFGLLSRKVVGRWYNADDQR from the coding sequence ATGAACACCACCACCACCAACACCACCGCTGCTGGCAGCACCTCGGCCGGCAGCACCACCGCCGACCAGGCCGCCGACCCCGGTTCCGACACCCTGCCCCCGGGCGGCGCGACCAGGGTCACCCCACCCACCTCGGCTGAATCCGGGAAGCGGCTCCGGATCACCGCGGACGGCGCACTCGTGCGCATCGGCGGTCCGCTCGTCGTCCTGGTGGCCTTCATGGGGCTGTGGTACTTCGTCAGCTACGTCGTACTCGAACCCGCCCGCCGGTTCCTGCTCCCCCCGCCGCACGTCGTGATCACCGATGGGTTCATGGGGCCCAACCTGCCGGCCATGCTCGAGGCGCTGGGGCGCACGACGGTCGTGGCGCTGACCGGCCTGGCGATCGCGTTCGTGATCGGCGTGGTGTGGGCGATCGTGATGAGCCAGGAGACGTGGGCGGAGCGCTCGCTGTTCCCGTACGCCGTGGTGCTGCAGTGCATCCCGATCCTCGCGCTGGTGCCGCTGATCGGCTTCTGGTTCGGCTTCGGGTTCACCGCGCGGGTGTTCGTCTGTGTGCTGATCGCCTTGTTCCCGATCGTGTCCAACACCCTGTTCGGACTCAAGTCGGTCGACCCGGGTCTGCGCAGGCTCTTCCGTCTCCACCATGCCGGCCGACTGACCGTCCTGCGCAAGCTCGAGGCGCCGGCCGCGCTGCCCGCCCTGTTCGAGGGTCTGCGGGTGGCTGCGGGGCTGTCCGTGGTCGGAGCGATCGTCGGTGACTTCTTCTTCAAGCAGGGGGACCCGGGGATCGGCATCCTCATAGACACCTACAGGGCTCGCCTGCAGTCGCCGGAGCTGTTCGCCTCGATCCTGCTCGCCTCCTTGCTCGGCGTGGTCGTGTTCCTGGCCTTCGGGCTTCTCTCCCGCAAGGTGGTGGGCCGGTGGTACAACGCCGACGACCAGCGGTGA
- a CDS encoding ABC transporter ATP-binding protein, with translation MTTPARPVLRPGSEILGFSDVGVTYPNGTRALEGVDLRVGAGEFVSVVGPSGCGKSTLLGLASGLAAHTDGYMQTGTDRVGYVFQDATLLPWRTVAQNVEMLAELDGIGKADRRRRAQEAIDLVGLSGFEHSLPRELSGGMKMRVSLARSLTLEPELFLFDEPFGALDEITRQRLGDELLGLFAAKRFAGLFITHSVAEAVYLSTRVVVMSGRPGRIVHTVDVPFDVPRDPEVRYSADYINLVGEVSQALEEAH, from the coding sequence ATGACCACCCCAGCCCGCCCCGTCCTCCGGCCGGGTAGCGAGATCCTCGGTTTCTCCGACGTCGGGGTGACCTATCCCAACGGCACCCGCGCGCTCGAGGGCGTGGACCTGCGCGTGGGGGCCGGTGAGTTCGTCAGCGTGGTGGGCCCCTCCGGCTGCGGCAAGTCCACGTTGCTCGGACTGGCCTCCGGGTTGGCGGCCCACACCGACGGCTACATGCAGACCGGCACCGACCGGGTGGGTTACGTCTTCCAGGACGCCACGCTGCTGCCGTGGCGCACAGTGGCCCAGAACGTCGAGATGCTGGCCGAGCTCGACGGGATCGGCAAGGCCGATCGGCGGCGGCGGGCGCAGGAAGCGATCGACCTCGTGGGGTTGTCCGGCTTCGAGCACTCACTTCCCCGCGAGCTGTCCGGCGGCATGAAGATGCGGGTGTCGCTCGCACGGTCGCTGACCCTCGAGCCCGAGCTGTTCCTGTTCGACGAGCCGTTCGGGGCCCTCGACGAGATCACCCGCCAGCGCCTCGGTGACGAGCTGCTGGGGCTGTTCGCGGCCAAGCGGTTCGCCGGATTGTTCATCACCCACTCGGTCGCCGAGGCCGTGTACCTGTCCACCCGGGTCGTCGTCATGTCCGGTCGTCCCGGCCGAATCGTCCACACCGTCGACGTTCCCTTCGACGTCCCCCGCGACCCCGAGGTCCGGTACTCAGCCGACTACATCAACCTCGTCGGCGAGGTATCCCAGGCACTGGAGGAGGCACACTGA
- a CDS encoding amidohydrolase family protein gives MDILTRQRGDGAPEPGDTALKSGDTALGPDGTALRHVDRIAGVGLLDGRVVDVDISGGVVVAVTEAVTEAVTEAGDAGVDITGAPGAAVVDGRGYLALTAPAEPHAHLDKAMSWGATRPPGCDLGAAIDAWRAFAVTVDQDEIYERARVAARRLVSNGTTAVRTHVDLHTEGDPLRGIRALVRVRDELADVLDLQIVVMVRDEDPADRARAAIAAGADLIGGAPHIAPDTAAETHRLIDLAEELGTGIDLHVDEFLDGDHGMLTAFTDRVASWEPGRIRTAGHCCRIGSMDATGQAAAATALSGADVGVVTLPVTNLYLQGRTECTSTPRGLPPVRALLDGGVTVAAGADNVRDPFNPVGRSDAIETAMLLVVAAHLDMDTAWHLVSDGARDVMGLPPAGPVPGRRADLLLVRASGLDDVIAEAPADRIVLRAGRVVSARAAVVVDPFLTQASNRSSVLQEAP, from the coding sequence GTGGACATACTCACCCGCCAGCGTGGTGACGGGGCACCGGAGCCCGGCGACACGGCCCTGAAGTCCGGCGACACGGCCCTGGGGCCCGACGGCACGGCCCTGAGGCATGTCGACCGCATCGCCGGGGTGGGACTACTCGACGGTCGGGTGGTCGACGTGGACATCTCGGGCGGAGTGGTCGTCGCCGTCACCGAGGCCGTCACCGAGGCTGTCACGGAGGCTGGAGACGCGGGAGTCGACATCACCGGGGCACCGGGCGCGGCGGTGGTCGACGGCCGCGGCTACCTGGCCCTCACGGCGCCGGCCGAGCCGCACGCCCACCTGGACAAGGCCATGAGCTGGGGCGCCACCCGCCCGCCTGGCTGCGATCTGGGCGCCGCGATCGACGCGTGGCGCGCCTTCGCCGTCACCGTGGACCAGGACGAGATCTACGAGCGGGCGCGTGTCGCGGCGCGGCGACTGGTGTCCAACGGCACCACCGCGGTGCGCACCCACGTCGACCTGCACACCGAGGGTGACCCCCTGCGAGGGATTCGTGCCCTGGTGCGGGTGCGCGACGAGCTCGCGGATGTGCTGGACCTGCAGATAGTGGTCATGGTCCGCGACGAGGACCCCGCCGATCGGGCCCGCGCAGCGATCGCGGCCGGGGCCGACCTCATCGGTGGCGCCCCGCACATCGCCCCCGACACCGCCGCCGAGACCCACCGGCTGATCGACCTGGCCGAGGAGCTCGGCACCGGCATCGATCTGCACGTCGACGAGTTCCTCGACGGCGACCACGGCATGCTCACGGCCTTCACCGACCGGGTGGCGTCGTGGGAACCGGGCCGCATCCGGACGGCCGGTCACTGTTGCCGGATCGGCTCGATGGACGCCACCGGCCAGGCCGCCGCGGCCACCGCGCTGAGCGGGGCGGATGTCGGGGTCGTGACCCTGCCCGTCACCAACCTGTACCTCCAGGGCCGGACGGAGTGCACCTCCACGCCGCGCGGGCTGCCGCCGGTCCGGGCACTGCTCGACGGCGGCGTCACCGTGGCCGCGGGCGCGGACAACGTGCGCGACCCGTTCAACCCGGTCGGCCGGTCCGACGCGATCGAGACGGCGATGCTGCTGGTCGTGGCCGCCCACTTGGACATGGACACCGCCTGGCACCTGGTCTCCGACGGCGCTCGCGACGTCATGGGGCTGCCGCCCGCCGGCCCCGTTCCCGGCCGCCGCGCGGACCTGCTGCTGGTGCGTGCGAGCGGGCTCGACGACGTGATCGCAGAGGCGCCCGCGGACCGGATCGTGCTGCGGGCGGGGCGCGTGGTGTCCGCGAGGGCCGCCGTCGTCGTCGACCCCTTCCTCACACAGGCCTCAAATCGCTCGTCCGTCCTCCAGGAGGCACCATGA
- a CDS encoding helix-turn-helix domain-containing protein yields the protein MSGFRDDGLARLGARIRHHRQQLGLTLVEVAGQAGISQPFLSQIERGKAAPSMSTLEGLAHALGTTQAHLLEAVDSVDTTSGAPDKPAGGPAAAADGHVDVRRASEGAVLTRAEGTVGGHTRLLPGGPNDTQFLEFVETNHVPGRFFEHPGREWIYVTRGTVLLEVGDSLSRLEAGDVARYDGTLPHRWYVPEGGQACLIVARPG from the coding sequence GTGTCAGGGTTTCGCGACGACGGTCTCGCGCGCCTGGGTGCACGCATTCGGCATCACCGCCAGCAACTCGGGCTGACTCTCGTGGAGGTGGCCGGTCAGGCCGGGATCTCGCAGCCGTTCCTCAGCCAGATCGAGCGCGGCAAGGCGGCCCCGAGCATGTCCACGCTCGAGGGGCTCGCCCACGCGCTGGGAACCACCCAGGCACACCTACTGGAGGCGGTCGACTCCGTCGACACCACGTCCGGGGCACCAGACAAACCGGCGGGAGGCCCGGCTGCGGCAGCGGACGGACACGTGGACGTCCGTCGCGCGTCGGAGGGCGCGGTGCTCACCCGCGCGGAGGGCACCGTCGGCGGACACACCCGGTTACTGCCGGGCGGGCCGAACGACACTCAGTTCCTCGAGTTCGTCGAGACCAACCACGTACCCGGCCGGTTCTTTGAACATCCCGGCCGCGAGTGGATTTACGTCACCCGGGGCACGGTCCTGCTTGAGGTAGGCGACTCGCTCAGCCGCCTGGAGGCGGGAGACGTCGCGCGGTACGACGGCACGCTCCCCCACCGCTGGTATGTGCCCGAGGGCGGGCAGGCCTGCCTGATCGTCGCCCGGCCGGGCTGA
- a CDS encoding HNH endonuclease signature motif containing protein, which produces MTSTQRPISDNVDAPEAPIPPPGFTTSSGPALPVLVPDAFARWDPGQQRGYLAQRTIYAAEGRTLAYAYDCVRSATDRYATDRYATDRSATDRFATEHDRHRDPWETAATMISASMALSRPGASRLVTTAVELTERLPRTAALLATGWIGILAAHTIAEETALVADHLMPELDRQISDGLAPTRRRTHPPRLGPLRKMLTKTIAACDPVGADARAQQARRDQDVELVPLQDDRAIITATLTAEDALEIADRIEAFARTASPDDPRPLGQLRAAGLLALSRGWTSLPDPDGEHPTDPEARSSARRVVIHAYDDGTPDNRGLTLAGYGPITGHTAEELQRSARLRIDSLSELADPDTTAARRHAPSEAVSRFCRGRDGTCVFPGCQTSAEKADLDHIIPFDHDHPDRGGHTTCDDLGSLCRFHHRLKTDGVWAYYRDTDGSYVWLHGPNHPDRDPGTRIWTFPSGPLAGHAAPQHPEASSRQREAAEAGETGSGSAESRRRPHLRHRREAERQKLRAQARLRRQTERTGPSAPQTSSSPASDDEPPF; this is translated from the coding sequence ATGACCTCGACACAGCGCCCCATTTCTGACAACGTCGACGCACCCGAGGCACCCATCCCGCCGCCCGGATTCACCACGTCGTCGGGACCCGCCCTCCCCGTACTGGTTCCCGACGCGTTCGCCCGGTGGGACCCCGGCCAACAACGCGGCTACCTCGCCCAGCGAACGATCTACGCGGCCGAGGGACGCACGCTGGCCTATGCCTACGACTGTGTCCGTTCCGCCACAGATCGTTACGCCACAGATCGTTACGCCACAGATCGTTCCGCCACCGATCGTTTTGCCACCGAGCACGACCGCCATCGTGATCCGTGGGAAACCGCCGCCACCATGATCAGCGCCTCCATGGCACTCTCCCGCCCCGGCGCATCCCGGCTGGTGACCACCGCGGTCGAACTGACCGAACGTCTTCCACGTACGGCTGCCCTTCTGGCGACCGGGTGGATAGGCATCCTCGCCGCCCACACCATCGCCGAGGAGACAGCCCTGGTGGCTGATCACCTGATGCCTGAACTCGACCGGCAGATCAGCGACGGGCTGGCCCCCACTAGGCGTAGGACCCACCCACCCAGGCTCGGGCCGCTGCGCAAGATGCTCACCAAGACCATCGCGGCCTGCGATCCCGTCGGCGCCGACGCCCGTGCCCAGCAGGCGCGTCGCGACCAGGACGTGGAGCTGGTGCCCCTCCAGGACGACCGGGCCATCATCACCGCCACGCTCACCGCCGAGGACGCCCTGGAGATCGCCGACCGCATCGAGGCCTTCGCCCGCACCGCCTCACCGGACGACCCGCGCCCCCTGGGCCAACTCCGCGCAGCCGGGCTTCTCGCCCTGAGCCGCGGCTGGACCAGCCTGCCGGATCCGGACGGGGAACACCCCACCGACCCGGAGGCCCGGTCCTCCGCCCGCCGGGTGGTCATCCATGCCTATGACGACGGCACCCCGGACAACCGCGGCCTCACTCTCGCCGGGTACGGGCCGATCACCGGTCACACCGCGGAAGAACTGCAGCGAAGCGCCAGGCTGAGGATCGACTCGCTCTCCGAACTCGCCGACCCGGACACCACCGCAGCCCGGCGCCACGCCCCTTCGGAGGCGGTGTCTCGCTTCTGCCGGGGACGCGATGGGACGTGTGTGTTCCCCGGCTGCCAGACATCCGCGGAGAAGGCCGACCTCGACCACATCATCCCCTTCGACCATGATCACCCTGACCGGGGCGGGCACACGACGTGCGACGACCTCGGCAGTCTCTGTCGTTTCCACCATCGACTCAAGACCGACGGTGTGTGGGCCTACTACCGGGACACCGACGGTTCGTACGTATGGCTCCACGGTCCCAATCACCCGGACAGGGACCCCGGAACCCGCATCTGGACCTTTCCCAGTGGGCCGCTCGCCGGCCACGCGGCACCGCAACACCCCGAGGCGAGCAGTCGCCAGCGGGAGGCGGCCGAGGCTGGCGAGACCGGCAGCGGTTCAGCCGAGTCCCGGAGGCGACCCCACCTGCGTCACCGTCGCGAAGCAGAACGTCAGAAGCTTCGTGCGCAGGCGCGACTGCGGCGACAGACCGAGCGGACCGGACCGAGTGCCCCGCAGACATCGTCGTCTCCGGCGTCGGACGACGAGCCGCCGTTCTGA
- a CDS encoding NAD(P)-binding domain-containing protein, which translates to MTAVTSDPVSPDPVSPDPAAEVQTSRRLSDAGARLATLRARVHEDIATTSHARDWIPRAPGSTELDVLVIGGGQAGLGTAFALQRQRIDRVLVVDDGPEHEVGCWDRYARMHTLRSPKHMRGIEFDVPSLHVRRWFEAVYGEAAWAAVELVPRLDWNDYLRWYREVTGVPVQHLTRVTAIHRPTTPDGPFSVELCGPDGRETTLTARRIVCALGLAGGGGVRVPEFLSSSLPRERWFHTEDPIDFTALRGLRVAVLGGGASGFDNAATALDHGAVRAHVFVRRATVPASNPLRWMEFPGMQERFYDLDDQSKWDFGVMSGGLPQPPTQHAVWRCFTHSGFALHTGCGWNSASMVHADTGGQEIAIDTTRGRFHADVVLAATGYQVDLGMRPELAEFVDDIALWSDRHSPAVDHPAGRSPYLGPGFEFTERDPGTAPWLARLHHFSTGARASMGVTGHQLSGIYGGIGRIASTITTGITRENWGRLARDFASFEHIEVGSIGPHNSSDGWYPTRSRF; encoded by the coding sequence ATGACCGCCGTGACCTCCGATCCCGTTTCTCCTGATCCCGTGTCTCCTGACCCCGCGGCGGAGGTCCAGACCTCCCGCCGCCTCTCCGACGCCGGCGCTCGCCTGGCGACACTCCGGGCCCGTGTGCACGAGGACATCGCCACCACCAGCCACGCCCGTGACTGGATCCCCCGCGCGCCCGGGTCCACTGAGCTCGACGTCCTGGTGATCGGCGGCGGGCAGGCAGGCCTGGGCACAGCGTTCGCGCTGCAGCGCCAACGGATCGACCGCGTCCTGGTGGTGGACGACGGCCCGGAGCATGAGGTGGGCTGCTGGGATCGCTATGCCCGCATGCACACCCTGCGCAGCCCCAAACACATGAGGGGGATCGAGTTCGACGTTCCCTCCCTGCACGTCCGCCGCTGGTTCGAGGCCGTCTACGGAGAGGCCGCCTGGGCCGCGGTGGAGCTCGTTCCCCGCCTGGACTGGAACGACTACCTGCGCTGGTACCGGGAGGTCACAGGGGTCCCCGTTCAGCACCTGACGCGGGTCACCGCGATTCACCGTCCCACCACCCCGGACGGGCCGTTCTCCGTGGAGCTGTGCGGTCCGGATGGCCGGGAGACCACGCTGACAGCCAGGCGCATCGTCTGTGCGCTCGGGCTCGCGGGCGGAGGCGGGGTGCGCGTGCCGGAGTTCCTCTCCTCGTCGTTGCCCCGCGAGCGCTGGTTCCACACGGAGGACCCGATCGACTTCACCGCGCTGCGGGGCCTGCGGGTGGCGGTGCTGGGCGGCGGCGCCTCCGGATTCGACAACGCGGCCACCGCGCTGGACCACGGCGCCGTCCGGGCCCACGTGTTCGTACGACGCGCAACGGTCCCGGCCTCCAACCCGCTGCGGTGGATGGAGTTCCCGGGCATGCAGGAACGCTTCTACGACCTCGACGATCAGAGCAAGTGGGACTTCGGCGTGATGTCCGGGGGCCTTCCCCAACCGCCCACACAGCACGCGGTGTGGCGGTGCTTCACCCACTCCGGTTTCGCCCTGCACACCGGCTGTGGGTGGAATTCGGCCTCGATGGTCCACGCCGACACCGGTGGGCAGGAGATCGCGATCGACACCACCAGAGGTCGGTTCCACGCGGACGTTGTGCTGGCCGCGACCGGTTATCAGGTGGATCTGGGGATGCGTCCGGAGCTCGCCGAGTTCGTCGACGACATCGCACTGTGGTCCGACCGCCACTCTCCCGCGGTCGACCACCCGGCCGGACGCAGCCCGTACCTGGGCCCGGGTTTTGAGTTCACCGAGCGCGACCCGGGCACCGCCCCGTGGCTGGCCCGGCTGCACCACTTCTCGACCGGTGCCCGCGCGTCGATGGGGGTGACCGGGCACCAGCTCTCGGGGATCTACGGTGGGATCGGGCGGATCGCGTCGACGATCACCACCGGGATCACCCGCGAGAACTGGGGCCGGCTCGCCCGGGACTTCGCGTCGTTCGAGCACATCGAGGTCGGGTCCATCGGTCCACACAACAGCTCCGACGGGTGGTACCCGACGCGTTCGCGCTTCTGA
- the alc gene encoding allantoicase: MTEPDFLSLPDLASRALAGSVVYADDEFFAEKENLILPAEPAFDPALFGHKGKVYDGWETRRRRTPGEDAAIVRLGVPGVVRGVVVDTAFFRGNFPSQVAVDGAWIDGYPDVDELSGAHWWPLVPESAAEGDHRNHFAVADSVPVTHVRLRMIPDGGVARLRVHGEPTPDPTFLRGTVDLAAAENGGQVVDCSDLFYSSPANIIAPGRSRVMGEGWENARRREGGNDHVTVALAGPGTIDHVEIDTSYYIGNAPGSASLRGITRAEDLGHPDRWVELVPRTPLQPDCRHRFLVGPEPGPGAGPGTGTGAETGTVAAEPVRFVRIDVFPDGGIARLRVHGKLSTEALDQLAARIAAARHTGLMHS, encoded by the coding sequence ATGACCGAGCCCGACTTCCTCTCGCTGCCCGACCTCGCCTCCCGCGCGTTGGCCGGCAGCGTCGTGTACGCCGACGACGAGTTCTTCGCCGAGAAGGAGAATCTGATCCTGCCCGCCGAGCCGGCGTTCGACCCGGCCCTGTTCGGCCACAAGGGCAAGGTCTACGACGGCTGGGAGACCCGCCGGCGGCGCACGCCCGGTGAGGATGCGGCGATCGTCCGCCTCGGGGTGCCGGGCGTGGTGCGCGGGGTGGTGGTGGACACGGCCTTCTTCCGCGGCAACTTCCCCTCGCAGGTCGCGGTGGACGGGGCGTGGATCGACGGCTACCCGGACGTCGATGAACTCTCGGGTGCCCACTGGTGGCCGCTGGTGCCGGAATCCGCCGCGGAGGGGGACCACCGCAACCACTTCGCGGTGGCCGATTCCGTGCCGGTGACGCATGTGCGGCTACGGATGATCCCCGACGGCGGTGTCGCGCGCCTGCGAGTCCACGGTGAGCCGACTCCCGACCCGACGTTCCTGCGCGGGACCGTCGACCTGGCGGCCGCCGAGAACGGTGGGCAGGTGGTCGACTGCTCGGACCTGTTCTACTCCTCGCCGGCCAACATCATCGCCCCCGGCCGATCCCGCGTCATGGGGGAGGGCTGGGAGAACGCTCGGCGTCGCGAGGGGGGCAACGACCACGTGACCGTGGCCCTCGCGGGACCAGGGACGATCGACCACGTGGAGATCGACACCTCTTACTACATCGGTAACGCCCCGGGGTCGGCGTCACTTCGTGGGATCACCCGCGCGGAGGACCTCGGACACCCCGACCGGTGGGTGGAGCTCGTTCCGCGGACGCCACTGCAACCGGACTGCCGACACCGTTTCCTCGTGGGACCGGAACCGGGACCGGGTGCAGGGCCAGGGACGGGGACCGGCGCAGAGACGGGGACGGTCGCGGCGGAGCCTGTGCGGTTCGTCCGGATCGACGTGTTCCCGGACGGTGGTATCGCCCGCCTGCGCGTCCACGGCAAGCTGAGTACTGAGGCCCTCGATCAGCTCGCCGCACGGATCGCCGCGGCCCGGCACACCGGGCTCATGCACTCGTAA
- the allB gene encoding allantoinase AllB, with amino-acid sequence MSARGVPEIVFRAHRAVVGSEIVPATVTVSGGIILAVETGPAAPTSPTPAGTDVVDLGDDVVLLPGLVDTHVHVNEPGRTDWEGFVSATRAAACGGVTTLIDMPLNSSPVTTSPAALDAKLASAAGKLHVDAGFWGGAVPENLGRLRELWDRGVFGFKCFLLHSGIDEFPPLDPAQMLAAMTEIAGFGGLLIVHAEDAGTIDAQPPPDGPDYAGFLDSRPVSAEVRAVAQVIDGVRRTGCRTHILHLSAADALPLIREAKAEGLPLTVETCPHYLSLFSEEIQPGATHYKCCPPIREAGNRERLWEGLRDGTIDLVVSDHSPCVPELKRFDTGDFGQAWGGIASVQLGLPIIWSEARLRGMGLPDVVRWMSSGPAEFAGLTDRGAIRPGARADLVVLAPDEAFVVLPERLQHKNPVTAYAERALGGVVREVYLAGQRIDLHDPAAGAAVFRPASAVTPTTQPATLPAWADALSPSRTETLG; translated from the coding sequence ATGAGTGCACGCGGTGTCCCCGAGATCGTCTTCCGCGCGCACCGGGCAGTGGTCGGCTCTGAGATCGTGCCGGCCACCGTGACGGTCTCCGGCGGGATCATCCTGGCCGTCGAGACCGGACCCGCTGCCCCGACCTCCCCGACGCCGGCCGGTACGGACGTCGTGGATCTGGGTGACGACGTGGTGCTGCTGCCCGGCCTGGTGGACACCCACGTGCACGTCAACGAGCCCGGCCGCACCGACTGGGAGGGGTTCGTCAGCGCCACCCGAGCTGCCGCGTGCGGCGGCGTGACCACCCTGATCGACATGCCTCTCAACTCCAGCCCGGTGACCACCAGTCCCGCCGCGCTCGACGCCAAGCTGGCCAGCGCGGCGGGGAAACTTCACGTGGACGCCGGTTTCTGGGGTGGAGCTGTCCCCGAGAACCTCGGCCGGCTGCGCGAGCTGTGGGACCGCGGGGTGTTCGGGTTCAAGTGCTTCCTGCTGCACTCGGGGATAGACGAGTTCCCGCCGCTGGACCCGGCCCAGATGCTGGCGGCGATGACCGAGATCGCCGGTTTCGGCGGGCTGCTCATCGTGCACGCCGAGGACGCCGGCACCATCGACGCGCAGCCGCCGCCCGACGGGCCGGACTACGCCGGATTCCTGGACTCACGCCCGGTCTCCGCAGAGGTCCGCGCGGTGGCTCAGGTCATCGATGGCGTCCGCCGCACCGGGTGCCGGACCCACATCCTGCACCTGTCAGCCGCCGACGCCCTGCCGCTGATCCGGGAGGCCAAGGCGGAGGGCCTGCCCCTGACGGTGGAGACGTGCCCGCACTATCTGTCGCTGTTCTCCGAGGAGATCCAACCCGGCGCCACCCACTACAAGTGCTGCCCCCCGATCCGCGAGGCGGGAAACCGCGAGCGGCTGTGGGAGGGGCTGCGCGACGGGACCATCGACCTGGTGGTCTCCGACCACTCGCCGTGCGTGCCCGAACTCAAGCGGTTCGACACCGGAGATTTCGGCCAGGCGTGGGGCGGAATCGCCTCCGTGCAGCTGGGCCTGCCGATCATCTGGTCGGAGGCACGGCTGCGCGGAATGGGTTTGCCCGACGTCGTCCGGTGGATGTCCTCTGGCCCCGCAGAGTTCGCCGGGCTGACCGACCGCGGAGCGATCCGCCCCGGAGCCCGCGCCGATCTGGTGGTCCTTGCCCCCGACGAGGCGTTCGTGGTCCTGCCCGAGCGGCTGCAGCACAAGAACCCCGTCACCGCTTATGCCGAGCGGGCACTCGGCGGCGTGGTGCGCGAGGTCTACCTCGCCGGCCAGCGCATCGACCTCCACGACCCCGCCGCGGGCGCGGCCGTCTTCCGACCGGCGTCAGCTGTCACGCCAACCACCCAGCCCGCCACCCTGCCCGCCTGGGCCGACGCGCTCTCGCCCTCTCGAACGGAGACCCTCGGATGA